A single genomic interval of Malania oleifera isolate guangnan ecotype guangnan chromosome 13, ASM2987363v1, whole genome shotgun sequence harbors:
- the LOC131145964 gene encoding multicopper oxidase LPR2-like → MERAPVCYPLALAMVGMVALVACAGAEDRLISPSKLKMFVDNLPDMPRIQAYKIVNGIPVSKSLKIGMYHKKWKFHRDIPATPVFAYGESKHAATIPGPTIEALHGVPTNVTWRNHLPPRHILPWDPTIPTAAPASGQGVPTVVHLHGGIHEPQSDGHAQSWFTAGFKQVGPTWTKKKYHYNNFQHPGNLWYHDHAMGLTRVNLLAGLIGSYILRHPDVEAPLGLPYGEEFDRPLMVFDRSFRTNGSLYMNCTGNNPSIHPQWQPEYFGEAIIVNGKAWPRMIVRRRRYRFRIINASNARFFRFFFTNGLRFIHVASDSAYLGHPVVRDHILLAPSEIADVVVDFSESKSNTTILANDAPYPYPTGDPTNESNGKVMKFVIRRRSEVDTSRVPKRLIKYPMPNLSGASRTRYITMYEYTSDIDEPTHLYLNARSYEDPVTEMPKVGTSEVWNVINLTDDNHPLHIHLGLFAVLAQTKLVNVNKFHKCMTKMNDAIKCHVDKYARGKRVGVPAHEKGWKNVFKMRPGFVTKIYVRFANIHSNASYPFDATAEPGYVYHCHILDHEDNEMMRPMKLIR, encoded by the exons ATGGAGAGGGCTCCTGTGTGTTATCCCCTGGCTTTAGCTATGGTGGGGATGGTGGCGTTGGTGGCCTGTGCGGGGGCAGAGGATAGGCTAATAAGCCCGTCAAAGCTGAAAATGTTTGTGGACAATCTTCCGGATATGCCCAGAATTCAAGCTTACAAGATCGTCAATGGCATCCCCGTTTCGAAGTCTCTCAAGATCGGCATGTATCACAAGAAATGG AAATTCCACAGAGACATCCCCGCAACACCCGTCTTCGCCTACGGTGAATCCAAACATGCCGCAACCATCCCCGGACCCACCATCGAGGCTCTCCACGGCGTCCCAACAAACGTGACGTGGCGCAATCACCTCCCTCCACGCCACATTCTCCCCTGGGACCCAACCATCCCCACCGCCGCACCCGCCTCCGGCCAGGGCGTCCCCACGGTGGTGCATCTCCACGGCGGCATCCACGAGCCCCAGAGCGACGGCCACGCGCAGTCATGGTTCACCGCCGGTTTCAAACAAGTGGGACCCACCTGGACCAAGAAGAAATACCATTACAACAACTTCCAGCACCCGGGAAATCTATGGTACCACGATCATGCCATGGGGCTGACCAGAGTCAACCTTCTCGCCGGCCTGATTGGGTCCTACATCCTCCGCCATCCTGATGTCGAGGCCCCGCTCGGGCTGCCCTACGGCGAGGAGTTCGATAGACCGTTGATGGTCTTCGATCGGAGCTTCCGCACAAATGGCTCTTTGTATATGAACTGCACAGGAAACAACCCCAGCATACATCCACAGTGGCAGCCGGAGTACTTCGGTGAGGCGATCATCGTCAACGGCAAGGCCTGGCCCCGCATGATCGTGCGGCGGAGAAGGTACAGGTTCCGCATCATCAACGCCAGCAACGCTagatttttcaggttcttcttcACCAACGGTCTCAGATTCATCCACGTGGCATCTGATTCCGCCTATCTCGGGCATCCAGTTGTAAGAGATCACATTCTTCTGGCCCCATCTGAGATTGCCGACGTGGTTGTTGACTTTTCCGAGTCAAAATCGAACACAACTATTCTAGCCAACGATGCACCGTATCCTTACCCGACGGGAGACCCGACCAACGAATCCAATGGCAAGGTGATGAAGTTTGTGATCAGGAGACGCTCTGAGGTCGACACATCGCGAGTGCCTAAGCGTCTCATCAAGTATCCGATGCCAAATTTATCCGGTGCTTCGCGAACACGATACATTACTATGTACGAGTACACGAGCGATATAGATGAGCCCACGCATTTGTACTTGAATGCGAGATCGTATGAGGATCCTGTGACGGagatgcccaaggtggggactaGTGAGGTGTGGAACGTGATCAATCTGACGGACGACAATCACCCGCTGCACATTCATCTGGGTTTGTTTGCTGTATTGGCTCAGACGAAGCTGGTGAACGTCAACAAGTTCCACAAATGCATGACGAAGATGAACGACGCGATCAAGTGCCACGTAGATAAGTATGCACGCGGCAAAAGAGTAGGTGTGCCGGCGCACGAGAAGGGGTGGAAGAATGTGTTCAAGATGAGACCTGGTTTCGTGACTAAGATTTATGTGAGATTTGCTAACATACATTCGAATGCATCTTACCCCTTTGATGCGACCGCGGAGCCGGGCTACGTTTACCATTGCCAT ATATTGGATCATGAAGACAATGAAATGATGAGACCTATGAAGTTGATCAGATGA
- the LOC131145965 gene encoding uncharacterized protein LOC131145965 isoform X3: MAGGRFCFQLLLHELMAVIILISKRMAAIALGFLLLHSGLIILGDVGGIVQRHCPEKERHALISFKRELIDDFGMLSSWATHHDDVHNKNCCDWRGVLCNYSTGHVIALQLPGSIQNPLSPGPVLRRLGGFWGVCGTLVLNTSWRIAYFRFLNNMKDKLFVMVAIYSTRFGRRIQALNGHA, translated from the exons atggCCGGTGGAAGGTTCTGCTTCCAGTTGCTTCTACATGAATTAATGGCAGTGATAATTTTGATTAGCAAGAGAATGGCTGCAATCGCACTTGGATTTCTACTACTCCACTCTGGATTAATAATCCTTGGAGACGTTGGCGGCATCGTCCAACGCCACTGCCCGGAGAAGGAGAGGCATGCACTCATCTCCTTCAAACGAGAGCTCATTGATGATTTTGGCATGCTCTCTTCTTGGGCAACTCACCATGATGATGTCCACAACAAGAATTGTTGTGATTGGAGAGGAGTTCTCTGTAACTATTCAACTGGTCACGTTATTGCCCTCCAACTTCCTGGCTCCATTCAAAATCCCCTTTCTCCTGGCCCAGTTCTACGGCGTTTGGGAG GATTTTGGGGAGTCTGTGGCACTCTAGTGCTCAATACTTCATGGAGAATTGCCTATTTCCGGTTCTTAAACAATATGAAAGACAAACTCTTTGTGATGGTTGCAATATATTCGACTCGATTTGGAAGGAGGATTCAAGCTTTAAATG GTCATGCTTGA
- the LOC131145965 gene encoding receptor-like protein EIX2 isoform X2, with translation MAGGRFCFQLLLHELMAVIILISKRMAAIALGFLLLHSGLIILGDVGGIVQRHCPEKERHALISFKRELIDDFGMLSSWATHHDDVHNKNCCDWRGVLCNYSTGHVIALQLPGSIQNPLSPGPVLRRLGGLGLGFVVGFWGVCGTLVLNTSWRIAYFRFLNNMKDKLFVMVAIYSTRFGRRIQALNGHA, from the exons atggCCGGTGGAAGGTTCTGCTTCCAGTTGCTTCTACATGAATTAATGGCAGTGATAATTTTGATTAGCAAGAGAATGGCTGCAATCGCACTTGGATTTCTACTACTCCACTCTGGATTAATAATCCTTGGAGACGTTGGCGGCATCGTCCAACGCCACTGCCCGGAGAAGGAGAGGCATGCACTCATCTCCTTCAAACGAGAGCTCATTGATGATTTTGGCATGCTCTCTTCTTGGGCAACTCACCATGATGATGTCCACAACAAGAATTGTTGTGATTGGAGAGGAGTTCTCTGTAACTATTCAACTGGTCACGTTATTGCCCTCCAACTTCCTGGCTCCATTCAAAATCCCCTTTCTCCTGGCCCAGTTCTACGGCGTTTGGGAG GTTTGGGTCTTGGATTTGTTGTAGGATTTTGGGGAGTCTGTGGCACTCTAGTGCTCAATACTTCATGGAGAATTGCCTATTTCCGGTTCTTAAACAATATGAAAGACAAACTCTTTGTGATGGTTGCAATATATTCGACTCGATTTGGAAGGAGGATTCAAGCTTTAAATG GTCATGCTTGA
- the LOC131145965 gene encoding uncharacterized protein LOC131145965 isoform X1: protein MAGGRFCFQLLLHELMAVIILISKRMAAIALGFLLLHSGLIILGDVGGIVQRHCPEKERHALISFKRELIDDFGMLSSWATHHDDVHNKNCCDWRGVLCNYSTGHVIALQLPGSIQNPLSPGPVLRRLGGFWGVCGTLVLNTSWRIAYFRFLNNMKDKLFVMVAIYSTRFGRRIQALNGKKCCLPFHFDCEMK, encoded by the exons atggCCGGTGGAAGGTTCTGCTTCCAGTTGCTTCTACATGAATTAATGGCAGTGATAATTTTGATTAGCAAGAGAATGGCTGCAATCGCACTTGGATTTCTACTACTCCACTCTGGATTAATAATCCTTGGAGACGTTGGCGGCATCGTCCAACGCCACTGCCCGGAGAAGGAGAGGCATGCACTCATCTCCTTCAAACGAGAGCTCATTGATGATTTTGGCATGCTCTCTTCTTGGGCAACTCACCATGATGATGTCCACAACAAGAATTGTTGTGATTGGAGAGGAGTTCTCTGTAACTATTCAACTGGTCACGTTATTGCCCTCCAACTTCCTGGCTCCATTCAAAATCCCCTTTCTCCTGGCCCAGTTCTACGGCGTTTGGGAG GATTTTGGGGAGTCTGTGGCACTCTAGTGCTCAATACTTCATGGAGAATTGCCTATTTCCGGTTCTTAAACAATATGAAAGACAAACTCTTTGTGATGGTTGCAATATATTCGACTCGATTTGGAAGGAGGATTCAAGCTTTAAATGGTAAAAAATGTTGTTTACCATTCCATTTTGATTGTGAAATGAaatag